From the genome of Numida meleagris isolate 19003 breed g44 Domestic line chromosome 32, NumMel1.0, whole genome shotgun sequence, one region includes:
- the KRT80 gene encoding keratin, type II cytoskeletal 80 isoform X1 yields MPMPSPHKQAPEERRVQREGEEKKKRSQQVDLDYINGYTLLRLMNIGEQLQSHELSMTNPCKAFSSGSLCSWEASGRMSRGRAAGTSPERLGRCSPSSVTSPSCGALHGDGGYQSSSYLSINGTFLPPVHLDIDTDFQAVREQEKEDIKLLNNQFVTLIEKVQCLEQQNKILTTRWNFLKDQDNSHSESDMKAIYDQYMSKMNQEMQALNYEQENLESELTEVLSTMDSFRSKYEDEIRLCSGMEYTFMELKKDLDASTLHRTELEVKLSGLQELMDLKKTIYEQELEELLTEIKDISVVLGIDNTCKLDLSRIVEEVRAQYEALALRSWEEAEALTRRKLNEGNSQSATYGGHLLDSRREIADLNIQIQKLRSCIVSQKSQCLYLEENIKEAGEHGETALKDAKAKLVKLEEALQKSKEDMAHLVKEYQELMNIKLALDLEILTYRKLVEGEESSMESPIPTVISSVHSRPKHQVSASTLRNSKLFARGTANVNGEMKLNGGSTKTLLSRSHSDNLATPEADPYTCNARPKLSPLPTEECS; encoded by the exons ATGCCTATGCCCTCACCACACAAACAAGCTCCTGAAGAAAGGAGGGtacagagagagggagaagaaaaaaaaaaaagaagccaacaGGTTGATCTGGATTACATCAACGGTTACACCCTCCTCCGTTTAATGAACATAGGAGAACAG CTGCAGAGCCACGAGCTGAGCATGACTAACCCCTGCAAAGCCTTCAGCAGTGgttccctctgctcctgggaggCATCGGGGAGGATGAGCCGAGGGAGAGCAGCTGGCACGTCCCCGGAGCGCCTGGGCCGCTGCAGTCCCAGCAGTGTGACCAGCCCCAGCTGTGGGGCCCTCCATGGAGATGGTGGGTACCAGAGCTCCTCTTACCTCTCCATCAACGGCACGTTCCTGCCTCCTGTGCATCTCGACATTGACACCGACTTCCAGGCTGTGCGggagcaggagaaggaggaCATCAAGCTGCTCAACAACCAGTTCGTGACCCTGATTGAGAAG GTCCAGTGCTTGGAGCAACAGAACAAGATCCTGACGACACGGTGGAACTTCCTGAAGGATCAAGACAATTCCCACTCTGAATCAGACATGAAGGCCATCTACGATCAGTACATGAGCAAAATGAATCAAGAGATGCAGGCACTCAACTACGAGCAGGAGAATCTCGAGTCGGAGTTGACGGAGGTCCTGAGCACCATGGATAGCTTCCGAAGCAA ATACGAGGATGAGATTCGCCTCTGCAGTGGCATGGAATACACCTTCATGGAGCTCAAGAAG GATTTAGATGCCAGTACCTTGCATAGAACGGAGCTGGAGGTGAAACTCAGCGGGCTCCAAGAGCTGATGGACCTGAAGAAAACCATCTACGAGCAG GAACTCGAGGAGCTGCTGACAGAAATTAAGGACATTTCTGTTGTACTGGGAATTGACAACACGTGCAAGCTTGACCTGAGCAGAATTGTGGAAGAAGTGAGGGCTCAGTACGAAGCCCTGGCTCTTCggagctgggaggaggctgAAGCACTTACCAGGAGAAAG CTGAATGAAGGGAACAGCCAGTCAGCCACCTACGGGGGTCACCTCCTTGACAGCCGACGGGAGATTGCAGACCTGAACATCCAAATCCAGAAGCTCAGGTCCTGCATTGTGTCCCAAAAAAGCCAG TGCCTGTACTTAGAGGAGAATATCAAAGAAGCAGGAGAGCATGGTGAGACAGCCCTCAAGGATGCCAAAGCCAAACTGGTCAAGCTAGAAGAAGCCCTACAAAAGAGCAAGGAGGATATGGCTCACCTAGTGAAAGAGTATCAGGAGCTGATGAACATCAAGCTGGCCCTGGACTTGGAGATCCTCACTTACAGGAAGCTGgtggaaggagaggaaagcag CATGGAGTCACCAATACCCACAGTCATCAGCTCCGTCCACTCCAGACCAAAGCACC AAGTTTCTGCCAGCACCTTAAGGAACTCCAAGCTGTTTGCCAGGGGAACAGCCAATGTCAACGGTGAGATGAAGCTGAACGGAGGCAGCACAAAGACTCTGCTCTCCAGAAGCCACAGCGACAACCTGGCAACACCTGAAGCAGATCCCTACACCTGCAATGCTCGGCCAAAGCTCAGCCCCCTGCCCACAGAAGAATGCTCCTAG
- the KRT80 gene encoding keratin, type II cytoskeletal 80 isoform X2, translating to MTNPCKAFSSGSLCSWEASGRMSRGRAAGTSPERLGRCSPSSVTSPSCGALHGDGGYQSSSYLSINGTFLPPVHLDIDTDFQAVREQEKEDIKLLNNQFVTLIEKVQCLEQQNKILTTRWNFLKDQDNSHSESDMKAIYDQYMSKMNQEMQALNYEQENLESELTEVLSTMDSFRSKYEDEIRLCSGMEYTFMELKKDLDASTLHRTELEVKLSGLQELMDLKKTIYEQELEELLTEIKDISVVLGIDNTCKLDLSRIVEEVRAQYEALALRSWEEAEALTRRKLNEGNSQSATYGGHLLDSRREIADLNIQIQKLRSCIVSQKSQCLYLEENIKEAGEHGETALKDAKAKLVKLEEALQKSKEDMAHLVKEYQELMNIKLALDLEILTYRKLVEGEESSMESPIPTVISSVHSRPKHQVSASTLRNSKLFARGTANVNGEMKLNGGSTKTLLSRSHSDNLATPEADPYTCNARPKLSPLPTEECS from the exons ATGACTAACCCCTGCAAAGCCTTCAGCAGTGgttccctctgctcctgggaggCATCGGGGAGGATGAGCCGAGGGAGAGCAGCTGGCACGTCCCCGGAGCGCCTGGGCCGCTGCAGTCCCAGCAGTGTGACCAGCCCCAGCTGTGGGGCCCTCCATGGAGATGGTGGGTACCAGAGCTCCTCTTACCTCTCCATCAACGGCACGTTCCTGCCTCCTGTGCATCTCGACATTGACACCGACTTCCAGGCTGTGCGggagcaggagaaggaggaCATCAAGCTGCTCAACAACCAGTTCGTGACCCTGATTGAGAAG GTCCAGTGCTTGGAGCAACAGAACAAGATCCTGACGACACGGTGGAACTTCCTGAAGGATCAAGACAATTCCCACTCTGAATCAGACATGAAGGCCATCTACGATCAGTACATGAGCAAAATGAATCAAGAGATGCAGGCACTCAACTACGAGCAGGAGAATCTCGAGTCGGAGTTGACGGAGGTCCTGAGCACCATGGATAGCTTCCGAAGCAA ATACGAGGATGAGATTCGCCTCTGCAGTGGCATGGAATACACCTTCATGGAGCTCAAGAAG GATTTAGATGCCAGTACCTTGCATAGAACGGAGCTGGAGGTGAAACTCAGCGGGCTCCAAGAGCTGATGGACCTGAAGAAAACCATCTACGAGCAG GAACTCGAGGAGCTGCTGACAGAAATTAAGGACATTTCTGTTGTACTGGGAATTGACAACACGTGCAAGCTTGACCTGAGCAGAATTGTGGAAGAAGTGAGGGCTCAGTACGAAGCCCTGGCTCTTCggagctgggaggaggctgAAGCACTTACCAGGAGAAAG CTGAATGAAGGGAACAGCCAGTCAGCCACCTACGGGGGTCACCTCCTTGACAGCCGACGGGAGATTGCAGACCTGAACATCCAAATCCAGAAGCTCAGGTCCTGCATTGTGTCCCAAAAAAGCCAG TGCCTGTACTTAGAGGAGAATATCAAAGAAGCAGGAGAGCATGGTGAGACAGCCCTCAAGGATGCCAAAGCCAAACTGGTCAAGCTAGAAGAAGCCCTACAAAAGAGCAAGGAGGATATGGCTCACCTAGTGAAAGAGTATCAGGAGCTGATGAACATCAAGCTGGCCCTGGACTTGGAGATCCTCACTTACAGGAAGCTGgtggaaggagaggaaagcag CATGGAGTCACCAATACCCACAGTCATCAGCTCCGTCCACTCCAGACCAAAGCACC AAGTTTCTGCCAGCACCTTAAGGAACTCCAAGCTGTTTGCCAGGGGAACAGCCAATGTCAACGGTGAGATGAAGCTGAACGGAGGCAGCACAAAGACTCTGCTCTCCAGAAGCCACAGCGACAACCTGGCAACACCTGAAGCAGATCCCTACACCTGCAATGCTCGGCCAAAGCTCAGCCCCCTGCCCACAGAAGAATGCTCCTAG
- the LOC110389176 gene encoding keratin, type II cytoskeletal cochleal — protein sequence MSRSVSFSSRSVAVPGVSQVRVSSVSSVRGGSGFGKAGGFGSSSLYNLGSANKRISLGGSSSYSVRSGYGYGGMGFGGAISPGAGIQEVTVNQSLLTPLNLEIDPNIQRVRKEEKEQIKTLNNRFASFIDKVRFLEQQNKMLETKWSLLQDQKTTRSNIVPMFEAYITNLRRQLDGLLNDKGRLEGELKNMQDLVEDFKTKYEDEINKRTAAENEFVVLKKDVDAAYMNKVELEAKVDALTDEINFLRSLYEAELRELQAQISDTSVVLSMDNSRNLDLDSIIAEVKAQYEDIANRSRAEAESWYQSKFEALQVTAGKHGDDLRNTKNEITEINRVIQRLQGEIENAKAQRAKLEAAIAEAEERGELAVKDARTKLEELEAALQKAKQDMARQLREYQELMNVKLALDIEIATYRKLLEGEESRLAGDGVGSVNISMVTSSGGGGSSGFLGGGVRGGVLSLGAGMGSGALGFSSGGSTKSYSVSTTSSTRSFRK from the exons ATGTCCCGCTCCGTCAGCTTCAGCTCTCGCTCCGTGGCCGTCCCAGGGGTCAGCCAAGTGCGGGTCAGCTCTGTCTCCTCCGTCCGTGGAGGCAGTGGCTTTGGCAAGGCAGGGGGCTTTGGCAGCTCCAGCCTTTACAACCTGGGCTCCGCCAACAAGCGGATCTCCCTCGGAGGCAGCAGCTCCTACAGCGTTCGCTCTGGATACGGCTACGGCGGCATGGGGTTCGGCGGGGCCATCTCCCCCGGGGCGGGCATCCAGGAGGTCACCGTCAACCAGAGCCTCCTGACCCCCCTCAACCTGGAGATCGACCCCAACATCCAGCGGGTGCgcaaggaggagaaggagcagatCAAGACCCTCAACAACCGCTTTGCCTCCTTCATCGacaag GTCCGGTTCCTggagcaacaaaacaaaatgctggaGACCAAATGGAGCCTGCTCCAGGACCAGAAGACCACCCGGAGTAACATTGTCCCCATGTTTGAGGCGTACATCACCAACCTGAGGCGGCAGCTGGATGGGTTGCTAAATGACAAAGGGCGTTTGGAGGGTGAACTGAAGAACATGCAGGATCTTGTTGAGGATTTCAAGACCAA ATACGAAGATGAAATCAACAAGcgcacagcagcagagaatgaGTTTGTGGTGCTCAAGAAG GATGTGGATGCTGCCTACATGAACAAAGTGGAGCTGGAGGCCAAGGTGGATGCGCTGACGGATGAGATTAACTTCCTGAGATCTCTCTACGAAGCG GAGCTTCGTGAGCTGCAGGCCCAGATCTCTGACACCTCCGTGGTGCTGTCCATGGATAACAGCCGAAACCTGGACCTGGACAGCATCATTGCAGAGGTCAAAGCACAGTATGAGGATATTGCCAACAGGAGCCGGGCAGAGGCTGAGTCCTGGTACCAGAGCAAG TTCGAAGCGCTGCAGGTCACTGCTGGGAAACACGGGGACGACCTGCGCAACACCAAGAATGAAATCACAGAGATAAATCGCGTGATCCAGAGGCTCCAGGGTGAAATTGAAAATGCGAAGGCCCAG CGTGCCAAGCTGGAAGCTGCCATTGCTGAAGCTGAGGAGCGTGGTGAATTGGCTGTCAAAGATGCCAGGACaaagctggaggagctggaggcagctctgcaaaaGGCGAAGCAGGACATGGCCCGGCAGCTGCGTGAGTACCAGGAGCTGATGAACGTCAAGCTGGCCCTGGACATTGAGATTGCAACCTACAGGAAGCTGCTGGAGGGCGAGGAGAGCAG GTTGGCTGGCGATGGAGTTGGCAGCGTCAACATCT CCATGGTCACCTCCAGCGGTGGAGGTGGCTCCAGTGGATTCCTGGGAGGAGGGGTCCGTGGAGGCGTCCTCAGCCTGGGAGCGGGGATGGGCAGCGGAGCACTCGGCTTCTCCTCCGGGGGCTCCACCAAATCCTACAGCGTCAGCACGACCTCGTCCACCAGAAGCTTCAGGAAGTAA